Within the Salvia hispanica cultivar TCC Black 2014 chromosome 4, UniMelb_Shisp_WGS_1.0, whole genome shotgun sequence genome, the region AACCGTTCATGGTACGATAGAAGAAGTGAAGACTATAAAAGAGAGTATCAACTAGTACATGCCCCAGCAGTCCCAGCACTGTAGTCACTCTACTGTCAGTCTAGTCGTGATGATCTGCGGAATTAGTAGATTgacatttgttttttttatttataaactagTATAGTTTAAACTTATAACGGTACCagatttcatgttttttttgaaaagtaCATTACTATTACTTTATCAATCTATATTACTTGTCTACAAATTgatgttgtttattttatattttgttggtTTGCTATAAGCAATTTGTTGTAACTggataaacaaacaaataattgaaacaaTAATGTGTAACTTAAACTTAGTAGCAAAATACCAATCAatgatttttgtaaaatattaaatttgggCTGAATTGAGCTTGTTGCTaatttgttgataattttaggACAAATTAAGTGTGTTGCTAACGGTTTGTAACGGACTAAGTTTGTTGCTAATTTTTTCGATCCCTTTTTGATGCCGATAATTTAGGAGCAAATTTGGTGCGCTGCTAATTTCGTTGCTAACAATTTGTAACGGACTAAGTTTGTTGCTAATATTTTCGATCACTTTTTGATTCCAACAATTTAGGAGCAAATTTGGTACACTGCTAATTCGTTGCTAATAATTTGTAACGGACTAAGTTTGTTGCTAATATTTTCGATCCCTTTTTGATTCCAACAATTTAGGAGCAAATTTGGTGCATTGCTAATTCGTTGCTAACAATTTGCAACATACTAAGTTTGTTGCTAAATTTTTCGATTCCCTTTTGATGCCAACAATTATCAACAGACACATTCTGTTACTAATTTGTTACTAAACCATTAGTAGCACAATTTTGGTTGTTGCTAAATTTAGCAGCAAGGAATTTACTAGCAGTGTTGATCTGTTGCTAATGCGTTGCTCTAATCCATTTTACTAGCGGAATTATGCGAATTAGCAACAAAATTTTCCGCTAGTAAACCGAcagttttttgtagtgttaCTCCTTGTGTCACTTTTTAATACTCATCTCATGTTTCCTTTTAtgtgcatttaattaaatactatatcacatttttaatttattatttttattcaaaacattatttatattttattattacatgaaacactaaaaaaaaatcttttaagGACATCAAAATTGAGACTCAATTACTAGCATtcgaaattatttttaaaataatcataatttaggATGCAAAAGAAAGCGTCCCTAAGTTGATGAcaaactattttaatattttgttttttttagcaCGATTTTATTTGTATCATCTAATTTTAGCTGGGACACCaacaataagaaaattttataaaaagttaTGGTATAATTAGACAGACAGCTAGCGTCcttaataacattaaaaatgttCTTAGccctttttttattgtagtgaaaataagatatagtacattatattaattttactccactttcatttatatttataaaagttcatagaaaattaaaatggcGTTTTACAATtgtactttactctttcttcattaactcacacaatactatataaaattccGTGCTGAAAACCAAAtacttcatatttattgggtcAAAAAGAGTATTACTTTGATCTTTTGTCCAAAAGAAATACCTCtatttgtactccctccgttccatagtaatagagtcattttgtcattttggtacgttccatagtaatagagtcatttctctttttagtaaaagtcaacacatttttccacacctactttattctctcttacttttttctctctctatctctctactttttcattttccactttattctccatttatttaactcacctaacacaatttttcttaatctccgtgccgatcATATTCATCAGTACATTCAACCTAGAAGGGACCTACAATGGGGCATGGGGGTCCCATGGAACCCCCAACTTTCAAAATTCAGGAGAATATCAAGTAAACGTAGAAATAGATCATCAAATTCGTTCAAGAAAGGGCAAATGTGTAGTGATTTTTATTCCtttcgtcccacaataattgttactcttttccatttcggtccgttccataataattgtcacacttaatttttatcataaatgataagtaggtcccacattccactaactcacttcactcacattttattataaaatcaatataaaaaatggggtctcacattccactaatttttccaaccaacttttttttacatttcttaaaactcgtgcccacaataagagtggtaattattgtgggacgaaggaagtactatatatattacttcctccatcccaaggaagatgacctcTTCCTTGGGCGGTACGagaatttatgcaactttattttgtgtggaataaaaagagtaaagtaagagagagaataatgtagagatagatgtgtttccatttatagtaatggtcatcttaattgggacaaatcaaaaaggaaaatgaattaTCTTCGATGGatcagatggagtattaatttcaGATATTAACATAATTCTCCGTAAGCGCAGGTGGCTGACTCCTTAGTATCCCTTTTGAGAGGTCCAGGTTTGAATCCTATTTGGACCGAATTTATGCTCAGTTTGTGCTTTCATTTACATATGCACAAAGAGTctctgaattttatattttttgttacttATCATCTTTACAAATACACAAGCTTTTAGTTTTAACTtcttgcaataaaaaaatattctcatttattacctttcattaaaattaaaacaacatcatctctatttttctatctcttactttatcattttcttattttacttaaaaatcTTATGGAGAATACTtctcattttatcaaatatacacaagcttttaattttaacttacacacactttttttttttttgcacacaatttgcaataaaaaaaaatctccttatttattactccccaATAAATTGGAAACATaatcatctatatatattttttttctctttatcattttttagtCAACTAAAAGAATTTAACACTATATAATATCTAGTGCAGAAAAACAAAGTGTTTCGCAtagtgggacagaggaagCTATTGTCACCACCCTTTTATTATTCGTACTAATTATTCATCTATATATTTCGTAACTTTCAACCATTACGTTGAGgataaatatcaaaaaatactattacCGTTAATTGAAAAACAAAGTGTTTCGCATTTAGCGGGACAGAGGAAGCTATTGTCACCACCCTTTTATTATTCGTACTAATTATTCATCTATATATCTCGTAACTTCCAACCACCCTATACAACTACTTACGTTGAGGataaatatcgaaaaatactTTATTACCGTTGATTGTAAATTGGACCACATAGTCAAAATTCCGCGTCCGTCGCAGCCTGAAATTGCGCTAGTTCACCTTatcttgatatttatttatgagtaaaattaaatgtttccCAATTTGCGCCAACAATTACAGGGTgtttaattacaattacagggtgtttaattgtttattattaATGCATGGACCTATCTAAAACAGGTAGGTAGAGTTAGATATCTAGTGGCAACAAATCGCAAAAATTAAGCTTTTATGATTCACACAAAAGCTCGCGCCGTTCCGCCACCCTACACCCTTCTTGCccttcaaatatatttataacctaattaaattatttatcttgCAAGTTGCAAACATAAAACTTTTTTAATCACTGATTCTTCGACTTCTCCTCCCTCTGTTCTATTGTAGTAGAGTCcatttgctattttttatgctttataatagtgaaatcatttttattttttaagtaaaagtcaacacatttcttttcacttacttaattctctcctactttattatctcttcatctctctacctttttcatttcatattttacctTTTCCTTTACTTAACCTACTTAAtgcaatttttcttaaatcgcgtgctgaaaagaaatgcctccacTAATAtgaaacgaagggagtatatgattatttattaaaatcggTTAATAAAATAGTTACCCATAATCTTCTTCATATTGATTATGTATGCAAAATGATGAGTTATAGCAAAAAGGATATATATAGTCtagacctgcccaaggtttaccgaaTCGCGATTCGGTTAAAACGGAAACCGTAACCACCGGTACGGTTCCGAATCGAAACCGTGCGAATTTACCCGAATCGAAACCGTCAATTTTCAAACTGTGGTtaggttcaaaaattttcgaacTGAAATCGTACCGAAACAGCTAGTTCCGGGTGTTTCCAAATCGGAACCGCTAataaccggcggttcggaatCGTAAAAAACCGTTGGtttggaaccgaaaccgaaactgGCGGTTTTGGAATCGAAACCGCAACCGTGAAACACCCTTATAATTTGGTTCCGGTTCGTCAATTTCTAAAACCAGAACCAACGGTTCCAAACCGTAACCGTCGGTTCTGAAACAGTAGGCACCTCTAATTTAGTGCTGTTGTATTCCTAAACTGATTTATACGGAGCAGTATGTTTTagcaatataaaaataggttCTAGAatgtaattatgtaattttccTATAGAACTTTATAATCAAGAGGTACACACTAAATCATATAGATACAGGAGAACGCAATATTAATCACTCTACTTAATTATTTCTCCACGATTATTAATCtccacattaattaatatttttcgcCACGTAAACCATAATtttcatcaataattaaaaactaccctatatatataagtcATTTAACCCCCCAAATCCTTCAATCCAACACCGTCCATTCATCCACACTAGAACAATCTAACATATTCTCAATGGCCAAATATTGGGCTACTTtcattgtgttgtttttaagTGTGATGTTGCTCGCCCCCAAGGCGCATGCCGTAACCTGTGACTCGGTGGCGAGCAGCTTGCAGGCATGTAGTTCTGCCTTGCAGAAGGGTGGAACCGTGTCATCGGGTTGCTGCAGTGGGATTAAGTCTTTAAGCAAATCAGCCAACACCCCGGCGGCACGAAAGACTGTTTGCCAGTGCGTAAGGGGTTTGGCTAAAtcttacaaaataaattctcATACTATTTCCTCCATCACTACCAAGTGTAAGGTCAAAGTTCCCAGCCTCAGCTCCAACATTGATTGTAACAAGTAATATACCATCTCTTTATTGTacaaatattcttttatttatcttatttcaATGCCTAActaataaagttttttttttcagggtctactaatatataattgaacgGACGTGGTAGCAGCCTGCATTTGCTTTTTCACTTGTATCATAAATTGCAGGATCACGttttaaataaacattttatGGATCTATGTAGTTATGatttatttactattattaGCGTGGTGATACGGCAATATTAGTTATTGCTAGCATAAGGCGATATGTACAATAAACTTTAATggttttatttagttttctgTCGTTACGTTGTTTGGTGTTATTATAAGTATCAAAGTTTCTGTAATACTAGATGGTtgctttaatttaaaaaaactttttttctttgtgcTATTGGTTTGAATCTAGaggtaagagcatccacaatagcggaCATTCTGGCTGGCGTTCAACCGGCGACCGGTTCGTCCGTCGGGGACGTCCACTATTGAGGCGGACGAGCGGGCCGGTGACGGACGTCCCGGACGGATGAGAGGTTGTCCGTGATCATGCGCGGACGTCCGTCGGTTCGTCCGTCCTCTCGTCCGCTATTGTGGTCAGGAGACGGACGTCCTGGCGGGCAAGAgcattttttgaattttttttttctttgaaaactCTATGTATACGGCTCGTTgcacttcatttcatttgtaCCACGGACGAACGACCGGTTAATACATGTATTgccatgcacaacatgatcgtcggaAATGAAggcctaaaacaaaaacatattatAGCGTCGGGCCGAGCGAGACCCCCGTTCgactagcggcaaactatacagatacaaggcatactaacatgtaCTTTGTTTGAatcgttttttttaattgtactatgttaattttttttatttaatgaaattattattgcaCTTTCTTCAtccgtattcgtgtcgaaatttaattccgtatttgtgaatttgtttaaTTGGTTATTATTGTGCTAGGCTATTGAGATGTCCTAGAACTAATCCGTCATTGTGCAATGGGATGTCCTAGTGACGTAGCAAAAGGTGTTTTTGGAAGGTCCTAGTGCTATATGCTATTGGGATGTCGACGCAAGTATGAATGCtctaaactatttttaattataaatatatggagtacaaattaaataaataaaaaataaaggtgGGCCAAGTAAGCCAATTTTGATTGGTAAGTAAAGCCTAGCTCATAAATTATCACCTCATTTAGGCTTACGTTTTAATAATCTAGTTCAATTCTATCATTGGGTAGGGATGTCGGACCAAGTCAGCGAGGATCAACTCAATTCATATTGCAAACTAGTTGGGTACTGGCTAATATGAATGAAACTTTAtcagattatatatttttaatctttaacTCTGAATGTTCGAATACCGGTCTAACTTAATAGTCTAATAGTTGCTAACAACGAATTTAACATGCATGTGGCTAATgcaatatatattgataaaaattagtCATATATATAGAATGTAAACATTTTGTTATGAGAATTTCGGATGATGCTAAAATCGAACGTGAATAAATACTAATTGTGTAATATATATGGCATGAAATAAGAACAATATCCTACTAACAATATCCTATGCTATTTGTCCCATTTTAtgtgacacatttttttagcacgtggtttaaaaaaattatactaataaatagttaaagtataGGAAAACTCAAGTAAAAAATATGTCACTTAAAAtgagacgaaggaagtatagGCTAGTATCGACTAAATCTGAGCAGTGCAAATTCAATATCTTGCAAATGAAAGAATGTCATAAAATACcacaaaataccaaatttgtaataacttctttatttaatatttcctccaTCCTATCATAAGTGCGACACCTTTTTTAGAAACgaagtttaaaaaattgatatttaaagagtTAAGTGGGAacatagtaaaatataagagagaaaaatgtacTCCAGAAAACCGAATTCGTGGGAtcgaaaaataattaataatagtacacaatataatatttaaataattattatatcatatattaatacaatttaaatattgtatcTTTTTGTTAAGCACGGTAATTAATTAGTGCCAGTAtccatatttttgaaaatataaaaaacaccTCATGCAATAATTTAACTGTTAAGGCTGTtctgaattttttaatatttcatcctCTTTAATATTCTAACTATACTTTCGTTTACTTCTTAgaatactatttattttatttgtaatttacaaatattattattatttaactgcaaataaaaataagaggcaaatcaaatgaaattaatgaatcatactaaatgacaattatttttaatattttacacaTTTTAAACTTACTTGAACtattaataaaacatattaaatcaaacaaacacTTGTTAATAATACCACTAGTATTTACGTTTACACttaaaaagaacaaataaaataacgccacattaaataatattccgAAGGATTACTAAAG harbors:
- the LOC125224009 gene encoding non-specific lipid-transfer protein-like, with translation MAKYWATFIVLFLSVMLLAPKAHAVTCDSVASSLQACSSALQKGGTVSSGCCSGIKSLSKSANTPAARKTVCQCVRGLAKSYKINSHTISSITTKCKVKVPSLSSNIDCNKVY